One stretch of Urocitellus parryii isolate mUroPar1 chromosome 12, mUroPar1.hap1, whole genome shotgun sequence DNA includes these proteins:
- the Slc20a1 gene encoding sodium-dependent phosphate transporter 1 isoform X2, with product MKRKIEREIKSSPSESPLMEKKNSLKEDHEETKLSLSDVENRNPVSEVGPATVPLRTVVEERTVSFKLGDLEEAPERERLPSMDLKEETSIDGTMNGTVQLPNGNLVQFSHAVSNQINSSGHYQYHTVHKDSGLYKELLHKLHLAKVGDCMGDSGDKPLRRNNSYTSYTMAICGMPLDSFRAKEGEQKGEEMEKLTWPNADTKKRIRMDSYTSYCNAVSDLHSASEMDLSVKAEMGLGDRKGSSGSLEEWSDQDKPEVSILFQFLQILTACFGSFAHGGNDVSNAIGPLVALYLIYVTGDVSSEEAVPIWLLLYGGVGICTGLWVWGRRVIQTMGKDLTPITPSSGFSIELASALTVVIASNIGLPISTTHCKVGSVVSVGWLRSKKAVDWRLFRNIFMAWFVTVPISGVISAAIMALFYYVILQK from the exons atgaagagaaaaattgaaC GAGAAATAAAGTCTAGTCCTTCTGAAAGCCccttaatggaaaaaaagaatagcttGAAAGAAGACCATGAAGAAACAAAGCTGTCTCTCAGTGATGTCGAAAATAGGAATCCCGTGTCTGAGGTGGGGCCTGCCACTGTGCCCCTCCGGACCGTGGTGGAGGAGAGAACAGTGTCCTTCAAACTTGGGGATCTGGAGGAGGCTCCAGAGCGGGAGAGGCTCCCCAGCATGGACCTGAAGGAGGAGACCAGCATTGACGGCACCATGAATG GAACAGTGCAGCTGCCTAATGGGAACCTCGTTCAGTTTAGTCATGCCGTCAGCAACCAGATAAACTCCAGTGGCCACTACCAGTATCATACTGTGCATAAAGATTCTGGCTTGTATAAAGAGCTGCTCCATAAATTGCATCTGGCCAAGGTAGGAGACTGCATGGGAGATTCCGGAGACAAGCCCTTGAGGCGCAATAACAGCTACACTTCCTACACCATGGCAATTTGTGGCatgcccctggattcattccGTGCCAAAGAAGGTGAACAGAAGGGTGAAGAAATGGAGAAGCTGACGTGGCCTAATGCAGACACCAAGAAGCGTATTCGAATGGACAGTTATACCAGTTACTGCAATGCTGTGTCTGACCTCCACTCGGCATCTGAGATGGACTTGAGTGTCAAGGCTGAGATGGGTCTGGGCGACAGAAAAGGAAGTAGTGGCTCTCTGGAAGAATGGTCTGACCAGGACAAGCCTGAAGTCTCTATCCTCTTCCAGTTCCTACAGATCCTCACAGCTTGCTTCGGGTCGTTTGCCCATGGTGGCAATGACGTCAG CAATGCCATTGGTCCTTTGGTTGCTCTGTATCTGATTTATGTCACTGGGGATGTTTCTTCGGAAGAGGCGGTACCAATATGGCTTCTACTTTATGGTGGTGTTGGCATCTGCACTGGACTGTGGGTTTGGGGAAGGAGAGTTATCCAGACCATGGGGAAGGATCTGACACCAATCACACCCTCTAG TGGCTTCAGTATTGAGCTGGCGTCTGCCCTCACTGTGGTGATCGCTTCAAATATTGGCCTTCCCATCAGCACAACACATTGCAAA GTGGGCTCTGTTGTCTCTGTTGGTTGGCTCCGGTCCAAGAAGGCTGTTGACTGGCGGCTCTTTCGCAACATTTTTATGGCCTGGTTTGTTACGGTCCCGATTTCTGGCGTCATCAGTGCTGCTATCATGGCACTCTTCTATTATGTCATCCTTCAAAAATGA